The following coding sequences lie in one Chitinispirillum alkaliphilum genomic window:
- a CDS encoding putative acetyltransferase, giving the protein MEIQVIDENDLEEIAFLYQQLSKHNSDLGKMKSALRQAVLNSNHILLGAKVNGRLIGSLAGNICTTLFGKCNPFLVVEDVVVDESERRAGVGKALMIRLETIAKKTNCSYIFLLTDSDRPEAHYFYEALGYKSEPYRGYKKILTSNY; this is encoded by the coding sequence TTGGAAATACAAGTAATAGATGAAAATGATTTGGAAGAAATTGCTTTTTTATACCAACAGCTTAGTAAACATAATTCAGATTTGGGCAAAATGAAATCTGCTTTGAGACAAGCTGTACTTAACTCAAATCATATCCTGCTTGGGGCAAAAGTAAACGGCCGGTTGATTGGGTCACTGGCAGGTAATATATGCACCACATTATTTGGAAAATGCAATCCATTTTTAGTAGTAGAGGATGTCGTTGTTGATGAATCTGAGAGAAGGGCAGGTGTTGGAAAAGCACTGATGATAAGATTGGAAACAATTGCAAAAAAGACTAACTGCAGTTATATTTTTTTGCTCACAGATTCAGATAGACCTGAAGCTCATTACTTTTACGAAGCTCTCGGATACAAATCAGAGCCATACAGAGGGTATAAGAAAATTTTAACAAGCAACTATTAA